The following proteins come from a genomic window of Geothermobacter hydrogeniphilus:
- the uvrA gene encoding excinuclease ABC subunit UvrA, whose amino-acid sequence MTDKIIIKGACEHNLKHIDVEIPRDKLVVITGVSGSGKSTLAFDTIYAEGQRRYVESLSAYARQFLEQMDKPDVESIEGLSPAISIEQKTTSRNPRSTVGTVTEIYDYLRLLYARIGRVYCFKCGREIASQTVQQMVDKVLELPEKSKVILLAPIVRGRKGEYRKELRQLQADGFVRVRVDGEQYELGEEIPLDKNRKHTIEVIVDRLVVKEGIRTRLADSLETALRLADGTVRVEVVGGESALWSEQHACVECGVSYPEITPRMFSFNNPYGACPDCSGLGTRMYFDPELVVPDATLSLREGAVAPWESRTGVYYQNILESLADHYDFSIRTPFRELPEPVRQVVLQGSGEEKIRFFWDQGQRRHFYQKAFEGVIPNLERRYRETDSDTVREQLEQYMNVMPCPTCNGARLKLEMLNVRIGDRNIQQVCALSIGEAETFFAELELTSREQQIARRILKEIRERLSFLTHVGLDYLSLDRTSGTLSGGEGQRIRLATQVGSSLVGVLYILDEPSIGLHQRDNRRLLETLKRLRDIGNTVLVVEHDEETILEADHVIDMGPAAGVHGGEVVAQGTPRQILDNAVSLTGRYLSGELQIPMPASRRRPERWIEIRGARENNLKNLDVRVPLGVMTCVTGVSGSGKSTLTIDTLYRMLASHLNGSRQRAGCCDAILGLEQLDKVIDIDQSPIGRTPRSNPATYTGVFTDIRQLFAELTEARVRGYKPGRFSFNVRGGRCEACQGDGILKIEMHFLPDVFVTCDTCDGARFNRETLEVKYKGKSIAEVLDMTANQAAKFFENIPKIKNKLETLRDVGLGYIKLGQSATTLSGGEAQRVKLAKELSKRATGRTIYILDEPTTGLHFADIEKLLQVLQRLVETGNTVVIIEHNLDVIKTADYLIDLGPEGGSRGGRLVAVGTPEEVVRIPESYTGVFLRPYLDAADRKCGAGATVG is encoded by the coding sequence ATGACCGACAAAATCATCATCAAAGGTGCCTGCGAGCACAACCTGAAACATATCGACGTCGAGATTCCGCGTGACAAGCTGGTGGTGATCACCGGCGTCTCCGGCTCGGGGAAATCGACCCTCGCCTTCGACACCATCTATGCCGAGGGGCAGCGGCGCTATGTGGAATCCCTTTCGGCCTACGCCCGCCAGTTCCTCGAACAGATGGACAAGCCGGATGTCGAGAGCATCGAGGGTCTCTCCCCGGCGATCTCCATCGAGCAGAAGACCACCAGCCGCAATCCCCGCTCCACGGTCGGCACGGTGACCGAAATCTACGACTACCTGCGGTTGCTGTATGCCCGCATCGGCCGGGTCTACTGTTTCAAGTGCGGCCGGGAAATCGCTTCGCAGACGGTTCAGCAGATGGTGGATAAGGTGCTGGAGCTGCCGGAAAAGAGCAAGGTGATCCTGCTGGCGCCGATCGTGCGCGGACGCAAGGGTGAATATCGCAAGGAGCTGAGGCAGCTGCAGGCCGACGGCTTCGTCCGGGTTCGCGTTGACGGCGAGCAGTATGAACTGGGGGAGGAGATCCCGCTCGACAAGAACAGGAAGCACACCATCGAGGTGATTGTCGATCGGCTGGTGGTCAAGGAGGGCATCCGCACCCGGCTCGCCGATTCGCTGGAAACCGCCCTGCGCCTGGCCGACGGTACGGTGCGGGTCGAAGTGGTCGGCGGTGAAAGCGCTCTCTGGTCGGAACAGCACGCCTGTGTTGAGTGCGGTGTTTCCTACCCGGAGATCACTCCGCGGATGTTCTCCTTCAACAATCCCTACGGGGCCTGCCCCGACTGTTCCGGTCTCGGTACGCGAATGTACTTCGACCCGGAGCTGGTGGTTCCCGACGCGACCCTCTCGCTGCGCGAGGGGGCGGTGGCACCCTGGGAGAGCCGCACCGGGGTCTATTACCAGAACATTCTCGAATCGCTGGCGGACCATTATGATTTCAGCATTCGCACCCCGTTCCGCGAACTTCCGGAGCCGGTACGGCAGGTTGTCCTGCAGGGCTCCGGGGAGGAGAAGATCCGCTTTTTCTGGGACCAGGGACAACGGCGGCACTTTTACCAGAAGGCCTTCGAAGGGGTGATTCCCAACCTGGAGCGGCGCTACCGGGAGACCGATTCCGACACGGTGCGGGAACAGCTTGAACAGTACATGAATGTCATGCCCTGCCCGACCTGCAACGGCGCCAGGCTGAAGCTGGAGATGCTCAACGTGCGCATCGGCGATCGCAATATCCAGCAGGTCTGTGCCCTTTCCATCGGCGAGGCGGAAACCTTCTTCGCCGAACTCGAACTGACCTCGAGGGAACAACAGATCGCCCGGCGGATTCTCAAAGAGATTCGAGAGCGGCTTTCTTTTCTGACTCATGTCGGTCTTGATTACCTCTCCCTTGACCGGACATCGGGGACCCTCTCCGGCGGCGAGGGGCAGCGCATCCGTCTCGCCACCCAGGTCGGCTCCAGCCTGGTGGGGGTGCTCTATATTCTCGATGAGCCCTCCATCGGTTTGCACCAGCGCGACAACCGGCGTCTGCTGGAGACTCTCAAGCGGTTGCGTGATATCGGCAACACGGTGCTGGTGGTCGAACACGACGAGGAAACGATCCTCGAAGCGGATCATGTCATTGACATGGGACCGGCGGCCGGGGTGCATGGCGGCGAGGTCGTCGCCCAGGGCACTCCCCGGCAGATCCTCGACAATGCGGTGTCGCTGACCGGTCGCTACCTGAGCGGCGAACTGCAGATTCCCATGCCCGCCTCCCGTCGTCGGCCGGAGCGTTGGATCGAGATCCGCGGCGCTCGGGAGAACAACCTGAAGAATCTTGACGTGCGCGTCCCGCTCGGGGTGATGACCTGCGTCACCGGGGTGTCCGGTTCGGGTAAATCGACCCTGACCATCGATACCCTCTACCGCATGCTCGCGTCACACCTCAATGGTTCCCGGCAACGGGCCGGGTGTTGTGACGCCATTCTCGGCCTCGAACAGCTCGACAAGGTGATCGATATCGACCAGTCGCCGATCGGGCGGACGCCGCGTTCCAATCCGGCCACCTACACCGGAGTGTTCACCGATATCCGGCAGTTGTTCGCCGAGTTGACCGAGGCGAGGGTGCGCGGCTACAAACCGGGGAGATTTTCCTTCAATGTCAGGGGGGGACGCTGTGAGGCCTGCCAGGGCGACGGTATCCTCAAGATCGAGATGCACTTTCTGCCCGATGTCTTCGTTACCTGCGACACCTGCGACGGGGCGCGTTTCAATCGCGAGACCCTGGAAGTGAAATACAAGGGGAAATCGATCGCCGAAGTCCTTGACATGACCGCCAACCAGGCGGCGAAATTTTTTGAGAACATCCCGAAAATAAAGAACAAGCTCGAAACCCTGCGGGATGTCGGTCTCGGCTACATCAAGCTCGGCCAGAGCGCCACCACGCTGTCCGGCGGAGAAGCGCAACGGGTCAAGCTGGCCAAAGAGCTCAGTAAACGCGCCACCGGCAGGACCATTTACATTCTTGACGAGCCGACTACCGGGCTGCATTTTGCCGATATCGAAAAACTGCTGCAGGTGCTGCAGCGACTGGTCGAGACCGGCAACACGGTGGTGATTATCGAACACAATCTCGATGTCATCAAGACCGCCGACTATCTGATCGATCTCGGTCCAGAGGGTGGCAGCCGCGGAGGTCGGCTGGTGGCAGTCGGTACGCCGGAAGAGGTTGTCCGGATCCCGGAATCGTATACCGGGGTTTTCCTGCGTCCCTATCTTGATGCGGCCGACAGGAAGTGTGGCGCCGGCGCGACAGTTGGTTGA
- a CDS encoding PEGA domain-containing protein translates to MKKIIALLVLALFLSGCAANQAAFISEPPGAQVIVNGEVIGTTPCKLEYRCDSGTDYEVVIQKDGYEPVRHTFKSDEIDRGERAKWVTASILLPLGSPLLIGALFTKKLKDSYEFVLKQETPQVARQDQEKVAF, encoded by the coding sequence ATGAAAAAAATCATCGCTCTTCTGGTTCTGGCTCTTTTCCTCAGCGGCTGCGCCGCCAACCAGGCTGCCTTTATTTCCGAGCCCCCCGGCGCCCAGGTGATCGTCAATGGTGAAGTGATCGGCACCACGCCCTGTAAACTTGAGTACCGCTGTGATTCCGGAACCGACTATGAAGTGGTGATTCAAAAGGATGGCTACGAGCCGGTCCGACATACGTTCAAATCCGACGAGATTGATCGTGGCGAGCGTGCCAAGTGGGTGACCGCCAGCATCCTCCTGCCGCTTGGCAGCCCGTTGCTGATCGGTGCCCTATTCACCAAGAAACTCAAGGACAGCTACGAATTCGTCCTCAAGCAGGAAACCCCCCAGGTGGCCCGGCAGGATCAGGAAAAGGTCGCTTTCTGA
- a CDS encoding rubrerythrin family protein encodes MADLKGTRTEQHLQEAFAGESQANRKYLAFAKQAEIEGHAHVAKLFRAAAAAETVHAHAHLRVLGGVGDTVTNLKEAVAGETFEFTDMYPEMIREATNAGFDSALKSFSYANTVEKVHAELYQKALDSLGRNVEIDYYVCQVCGNTIEGAPDGPCEVCGAAIAAFRKID; translated from the coding sequence ATGGCTGATCTGAAAGGCACCAGAACCGAGCAGCATCTGCAGGAAGCATTTGCCGGCGAATCCCAGGCCAATCGCAAGTATCTGGCCTTTGCCAAGCAGGCTGAAATCGAGGGTCATGCCCATGTGGCCAAACTGTTCCGGGCTGCTGCCGCCGCGGAAACCGTTCACGCTCATGCCCATCTGCGGGTACTCGGTGGCGTGGGTGATACAGTCACCAATCTCAAGGAGGCGGTCGCGGGCGAAACCTTCGAGTTTACCGATATGTATCCGGAGATGATCCGTGAAGCAACCAATGCCGGGTTTGATTCGGCGCTGAAAAGTTTCTCCTACGCCAATACCGTGGAGAAAGTTCATGCTGAACTGTACCAGAAGGCTCTGGACAGCCTTGGCCGTAACGTTGAGATCGATTATTATGTCTGTCAGGTCTGCGGCAATACCATCGAGGGGGCCCCGGATGGCCCCTGTGAAGTGTGCGGCGCGGCGATTGCCGCGTTCAGAAAAATCGATTGA